A portion of the Halococcus hamelinensis 100A6 genome contains these proteins:
- a CDS encoding DUF302 domain-containing protein produces MLPIDPSQVDPAAIGTKRTTLEMDHEEAIEHVRAVFTDAGFGIPVEFSPSELLNEKVDADRDPYYVLGACNPAVADRALDASENRLGGLFPCNVVVWEEEPGVQTVYHVSIMRIARLVGMAPDDEAMAGIIEDTGELADEAFSNL; encoded by the coding sequence GTGTTACCGATCGATCCCTCGCAGGTCGACCCCGCGGCCATCGGCACGAAACGAACGACCCTCGAGATGGACCACGAGGAAGCCATCGAGCACGTTCGAGCCGTCTTCACCGACGCCGGGTTCGGTATCCCCGTCGAGTTCTCGCCGTCGGAGCTGCTCAACGAGAAGGTCGACGCCGACCGCGACCCCTACTACGTTCTCGGGGCCTGCAACCCGGCCGTCGCCGACCGCGCGCTTGACGCCTCGGAAAACCGACTCGGGGGGCTGTTCCCCTGCAACGTGGTCGTCTGGGAGGAGGAGCCGGGGGTTCAGACGGTCTATCACGTGAGCATCATGCGGATCGCCCGGCTGGTCGGGATGGCCCCGGACGACGAGGCGATGGCCGGCATCATCGAGGACACCGGCGAACTCGCCGACGAAGCCTTCTCGAACCTTTAA
- a CDS encoding DsrE/DsrF/DrsH-like family protein, producing MSTGSPSADGTREDVAALEARIDELEAELAGDRATADDRRMVIVATKGTLDMAYPPLILASTAAAFGWDVTVFHTFWGLEILHEDHSKELQLSSVGNPNMPIPNAVAALPGMDRATSMLLARRIADNDVASVEELVRTALESGVDLQACQMTVDLLDYDEDDFYEGVETGVGAASAFQRMANSEIQLLV from the coding sequence ATGAGTACGGGATCCCCGTCGGCCGACGGGACCCGCGAGGACGTCGCGGCGCTCGAAGCCCGCATCGATGAGCTCGAAGCCGAACTCGCCGGGGATCGGGCGACGGCGGACGACCGGCGGATGGTCATCGTCGCCACGAAGGGCACCCTCGACATGGCGTATCCACCGCTGATACTCGCCTCGACGGCCGCGGCGTTCGGCTGGGACGTGACGGTCTTTCACACGTTCTGGGGGCTCGAGATCCTCCACGAGGACCACTCGAAGGAGCTCCAGTTGAGTTCGGTCGGGAACCCGAACATGCCCATCCCGAACGCGGTGGCCGCCCTCCCCGGCATGGACCGGGCGACCTCGATGCTGCTGGCCAGACGTATCGCCGACAACGACGTCGCGAGCGTCGAGGAACTCGTTCGAACCGCCCTCGAGAGTGGGGTCGACCTGCAGGCCTGCCAGATGACGGTCGATCTCCTCGACTACGACGAGGACGACTTCTACGAGGGGGTCGAGACCGGCGTCGGTGCGGCGAGCGCCTTCCAGCGCATGGCCAACTCCGAGATCCAGTTGCTGGTCTGA
- a CDS encoding sulfurtransferase TusA family protein — MSAERDVTETLDVQGENCPMPVIKTKQAIDGLGTDEVLEVLATDSGSMSDIRGWAGSTADVELVDQVEEPDVYRHYVRKTE, encoded by the coding sequence ATGAGCGCAGAACGCGACGTCACCGAAACGCTCGACGTACAGGGAGAGAACTGCCCCATGCCGGTCATCAAGACCAAGCAGGCCATCGACGGGCTGGGGACGGACGAGGTCCTCGAAGTGCTCGCGACGGACTCCGGCAGCATGAGCGATATCAGGGGATGGGCCGGTTCGACCGCCGACGTGGAACTGGTCGACCAGGTCGAGGAGCCGGACGTCTACAGACACTACGTCCGGAAGACCGAATGA
- a CDS encoding MBL fold metallo-hydrolase has protein sequence MSENGISEPDAEVESIEPDELKDRIDRGEEVVLLDTRASDAFEAWHIDGPNVTTYNVPYFEFLFDDVPEARLDGIPDDRPVTVLCAKGDSSEYVAGALQERGYEVTHLARGMNGWAELYEYHELDVGADVTVAQYQRPSSGCLAYLVVSGDEAAVIDPLRAFTDTYRQDARALGAEVAYALDTHVHADHVSGVRRVARENDADAIVPQPAAERGIDFETPYTTIEDGEAVPVGETEIEAIHAPGHTTGTTAYRVGDVLFTGDSLFTESVARPDLEAGAEGAAEAAADLHGTLQNTILPLPEDTVVAPGHFGEHAETVDGTYVARLGDLEARMEALRMDRESFVAFVRSDMPPRPNNHERIVAINLGERDADDREAFELEQGPNNCAASQNTLTSD, from the coding sequence ATGAGCGAGAACGGGATCTCCGAACCCGATGCCGAGGTCGAGTCGATCGAGCCGGACGAACTGAAGGACCGGATCGACCGCGGCGAGGAGGTGGTCCTCCTCGATACGCGTGCGTCCGACGCGTTCGAGGCGTGGCACATCGACGGACCGAACGTCACGACCTACAACGTCCCCTACTTCGAATTCCTGTTCGACGACGTCCCCGAGGCGCGCCTCGACGGGATCCCCGACGACCGTCCGGTGACGGTGCTCTGTGCGAAGGGTGATTCGAGCGAGTACGTCGCCGGGGCGCTCCAGGAACGCGGCTACGAGGTCACCCACCTCGCCCGCGGCATGAACGGCTGGGCGGAGCTCTACGAGTACCACGAACTCGACGTCGGGGCCGACGTGACGGTCGCCCAGTACCAGCGTCCCTCCAGCGGCTGTCTCGCCTATCTCGTCGTCAGCGGCGACGAGGCAGCCGTGATCGACCCGCTCCGGGCGTTCACCGACACGTACCGACAGGACGCGCGTGCGCTCGGTGCCGAGGTCGCCTACGCGCTCGACACCCACGTCCACGCCGACCACGTGAGCGGCGTTCGTCGGGTTGCAAGGGAGAACGACGCCGACGCCATCGTCCCTCAGCCCGCCGCCGAGCGTGGCATCGACTTCGAGACGCCCTACACGACGATCGAGGACGGGGAAGCCGTCCCCGTCGGCGAAACCGAGATCGAGGCCATCCACGCACCGGGACACACGACGGGGACGACCGCCTACCGCGTCGGTGACGTCCTCTTCACCGGCGACAGCCTGTTCACCGAGAGCGTCGCCCGTCCCGACCTCGAAGCGGGTGCCGAGGGAGCGGCCGAGGCCGCGGCCGACCTCCACGGGACGCTGCAGAACACGATCCTCCCGCTCCCCGAGGACACCGTCGTCGCGCCGGGGCACTTCGGCGAGCACGCCGAGACCGTCGATGGGACCTACGTCGCGCGACTCGGCGACCTCGAAGCCCGGATGGAGGCGCTTCGAATGGACCGCGAGTCGTTCGTGGCGTTCGTCCGGTCGGATATGCCGCCGCGGCCGAACAACCACGAGAGGATCGTCGCGATCAACCTCGGCGAGCGCGACGCGGACGACCGGGAGGCGTTCGAGCTCGAACAGGGGCCGAACAACTGTGCGGCGAGCCAGAACACACTGACGAGCGACTAA
- a CDS encoding YeeE/YedE family protein, translating into MNGPLTAVALLAEVSFTGLFPRGIAQYATGGVLIGLGVSTIYLGTAITPGASTFFESTLSYVSALPRFNRATYLASRDWRVVFTLSMVAGAAVYALLLGEGGWTTDVRAWRLLVGGVLVGVGTRIGKGCTSGHGINGLASLSKTSFASVATFVSVAIGVALTMQALGVTP; encoded by the coding sequence ATGAACGGACCGCTCACCGCCGTCGCGCTCCTCGCCGAGGTGTCGTTCACGGGGCTCTTCCCGCGCGGTATCGCTCAGTACGCCACTGGCGGCGTGCTGATCGGGCTGGGGGTCTCGACCATCTATCTCGGAACGGCGATCACGCCGGGCGCGAGCACGTTCTTCGAGTCGACGCTGTCGTACGTCTCGGCGCTCCCCCGGTTCAACCGGGCGACGTATCTCGCCTCGCGTGACTGGCGGGTCGTCTTCACGCTGAGCATGGTCGCCGGCGCGGCCGTCTACGCGCTCCTCCTCGGTGAAGGCGGGTGGACGACCGACGTTCGGGCGTGGCGGCTGCTGGTCGGCGGCGTCCTCGTCGGGGTCGGCACCCGGATCGGGAAGGGCTGTACGTCCGGGCACGGCATCAACGGGCTCGCGTCGCTCTCGAAGACCTCGTTCGCGAGCGTCGCGACGTTCGTGTCCGTCGCGATAGGCGTCGCGCTGACGATGCAAGCCCTCGGGGTGACGCCGTGA
- a CDS encoding DUF6691 family protein yields the protein MTGSVDRHPLFVPLVVVGGLLFGFGLAYSEMARPEVVLDFLQLQDLGLVFVMGGAAGVTAVTIAFATRFLDRAPVTDAPYGKRRKPFDRSVPVGGAVFGVGWGLSGLCPGSAYASLGIGNYPILLGLVGMFVGAYAQGYWRAYRAGSDRTAAPSD from the coding sequence GTGACCGGATCCGTGGACCGGCATCCGCTGTTCGTGCCGCTGGTCGTCGTCGGTGGGCTGCTCTTCGGGTTCGGGCTCGCCTACAGCGAGATGGCTCGCCCGGAGGTCGTGCTCGACTTCCTGCAACTGCAGGACCTCGGACTCGTGTTCGTGATGGGCGGGGCGGCGGGCGTCACGGCGGTCACGATCGCGTTCGCGACGCGGTTCCTCGACCGCGCGCCGGTCACCGACGCGCCGTACGGGAAGCGACGGAAGCCCTTCGACCGGAGCGTCCCCGTCGGCGGTGCCGTCTTCGGCGTCGGATGGGGGCTCTCTGGTCTCTGTCCCGGCTCGGCCTACGCGAGCCTCGGGATCGGGAACTACCCGATCTTGCTCGGGCTCGTCGGGATGTTCGTCGGCGCGTACGCGCAGGGCTACTGGCGGGCGTATCGGGCGGGCTCCGACCGAACCGCCGCACCGAGCGACTGA
- a CDS encoding DUF2270 domain-containing protein, with protein MSEDDVFDPCGEVERDIGRGMFEEEMGPGSSMAHLYRGEIHRMKFWRERLDRTTNWAVTILAAISTWAFTGDTPHFVVLIGMVMLTVFLVIEARRYRGYDLWRSRVRMLQENVFANALDPTTGIEDPAWRRELSEDYRRPKIKITFEEALAHRLRRVYLPLLTVLLVAWLVRITAFDGATHWPASAAVGAVPGVVVSGVVAAFFVGVTAVACRPRTWKANGELRLTDVDVWSDAE; from the coding sequence ATGAGCGAGGACGACGTCTTCGACCCGTGCGGTGAGGTCGAGCGCGACATCGGCCGCGGCATGTTCGAGGAGGAGATGGGGCCCGGGTCGTCGATGGCCCACCTCTATCGCGGCGAGATCCACCGGATGAAGTTCTGGCGCGAGCGTCTCGACCGAACCACCAACTGGGCGGTCACGATACTCGCCGCGATCTCGACGTGGGCGTTCACTGGCGATACCCCCCACTTCGTCGTCCTCATCGGGATGGTGATGCTCACGGTGTTCCTCGTGATCGAGGCCCGGCGTTATCGCGGCTACGACCTCTGGCGCTCGCGCGTCCGAATGCTCCAGGAGAACGTCTTCGCGAACGCGCTCGATCCGACCACCGGCATCGAGGACCCCGCCTGGCGACGGGAACTGAGCGAGGACTACCGTCGACCGAAGATCAAGATCACCTTCGAGGAGGCGCTCGCCCATCGGCTCCGGCGGGTCTACCTCCCGCTCTTGACCGTGCTCCTGGTCGCGTGGCTCGTCCGGATCACGGCGTTCGACGGTGCGACTCACTGGCCGGCGAGCGCCGCGGTCGGGGCCGTCCCCGGGGTCGTGGTGAGCGGCGTCGTCGCCGCGTTCTTCGTCGGCGTGACGGCGGTCGCCTGCCGGCCACGAACGTGGAAGGCCAACGGTGAACTCAGGCTCACGGACGTCGACGTCTGGAGCGACGCCGAGTGA
- a CDS encoding helix-turn-helix domain-containing protein: MPDSMAEYLRADMDCEGLLECIYGLTELDRDCFEVVIEGEAPLTIDEIAEAVDRERSTAYRSLQRLRKAGFVQKEQVNYDQGGYYHVFRPADPDVAADEMQRMLNDWYAKMGQLIGEFRTKYETTDRPTAAAES; the protein is encoded by the coding sequence ATGCCAGACTCGATGGCCGAGTACCTCCGGGCGGATATGGACTGTGAGGGGCTCCTCGAATGTATCTACGGGCTCACCGAACTCGACCGCGACTGCTTCGAGGTCGTGATCGAAGGCGAGGCACCGCTGACCATCGACGAGATCGCCGAGGCGGTCGACCGGGAGCGCTCGACGGCGTACCGGTCGCTCCAGCGGCTTCGAAAGGCCGGGTTCGTCCAGAAGGAGCAGGTCAACTACGACCAGGGCGGCTACTACCACGTCTTTCGACCCGCCGACCCCGACGTCGCGGCCGACGAAATGCAGCGGATGTTGAACGACTGGTACGCGAAGATGGGCCAGCTCATCGGTGAGTTCCGGACGAAGTACGAGACCACCGACCGACCGACGGCGGCGGCCGAGAGCTGA
- a CDS encoding hydroxyacid dehydrogenase — MTTRSAFVDRDVQPVDRLVADLDGEFELTVGEPADEDALIEALSGMDAVFTTSRLTLSERVLEATSLDVVAKIGTGIDNVDLAAAERLGIPVTHTPGLNALSVAEHTVALLLAVARRIGQTQDLLRAGGWRDDAPFGTQLSGKTVGLVGFGNVGRRVATLLSGFRPTLLAYDPYVRPIDGELVGAELTSLDRVLTESDAVCVTAELTDETRGCIDGAALGSMKSSAFLVNTGRGPLVETDALVEAIREGNLAGAGLDVFEEEPLPADSPLHGLDNVVTTPHVAAMTTEYRRDGIDTLTENTMALLNGETVDPAYMAVDPARSE; from the coding sequence ATGACCACGCGTTCCGCCTTCGTCGACCGAGACGTCCAGCCCGTCGACCGACTGGTCGCCGACCTCGACGGCGAGTTCGAGCTCACGGTGGGCGAACCCGCGGACGAGGACGCGCTGATCGAGGCGCTCTCGGGGATGGACGCCGTCTTCACCACCTCACGACTCACGCTCTCGGAACGGGTGCTCGAAGCCACGTCGCTCGACGTGGTCGCGAAGATCGGCACCGGCATCGACAACGTCGACCTCGCGGCGGCCGAGCGGCTCGGGATCCCGGTCACGCACACCCCGGGGCTGAACGCGCTCTCGGTCGCCGAACACACCGTCGCGCTCTTGCTCGCGGTCGCCCGCCGGATCGGCCAGACCCAGGACCTCCTCCGGGCGGGTGGCTGGCGCGACGACGCCCCCTTCGGGACACAGCTCTCGGGGAAGACCGTGGGGCTGGTGGGCTTCGGCAACGTGGGTCGCCGCGTCGCGACGCTCCTCTCGGGGTTTCGACCCACGCTGCTCGCCTACGACCCCTACGTCCGCCCGATCGACGGCGAGCTCGTCGGGGCCGAACTCACCTCGCTCGACCGCGTGCTCACCGAGAGCGACGCCGTCTGTGTGACCGCCGAGCTCACCGACGAAACGCGTGGGTGTATCGACGGGGCGGCGTTGGGTTCGATGAAATCGTCGGCGTTCCTCGTCAACACCGGCCGCGGACCGCTCGTGGAGACCGACGCGCTCGTCGAGGCCATCCGCGAGGGCAACCTCGCCGGGGCCGGGCTCGACGTCTTCGAAGAGGAGCCGCTCCCCGCCGACTCGCCGCTCCACGGGCTCGACAACGTCGTCACGACCCCACACGTCGCGGCGATGACCACCGAGTACCGTCGCGACGGGATCGATACCCTCACCGAGAACACGATGGCACTCCTGAACGGCGAAACGGTCGATCCGGCCTACATGGCCGTCGACCCGGCACGTAGCGAGTAA
- the hutH gene encoding histidine ammonia-lyase, whose amino-acid sequence MTGTEPVVLDGESLTPEDVAAVARRGRTVAIADPAREAVRESRERVEEVLDSGEAVYGLNTGFGQLVTERIPENERERLQTNLVRSHASGVGRELEREEVRAMMLTRINALVKGYSGIREVVVDHFVAMLNRGVHPVVRSRGSLGASGDLAPLAHQALVLLGEGEAEVDGDRLDGVAALARAGLEPLSLVAKEGLALINGTQLSVGLGALCVVDAERALRGADVAGALTTEVTMGTTAACDPAIQNVRPHSGQATSARNVRTLTAGSAIVESHRNCDRVQDAYSIRCLPQVHGAARDAVAHLREAVEIELNSATDNPLVFAGGAVDDRASGTENVNVLSGGNFHGAPLALRLDYVTNALTDLASVAERRVDRLLNPNLQEEHLPPFLTPDSGVRSGYMIAQYSAAALVNENRSLGSPSTDNTPVSGGQEDHVSMSAQSAFNARTAVENALTVVGIELLCGAQAMEFVDDGLAPGEGTGVAYETVRDEIAPLDDDRPLHAEIETASALIATGKLEGDIEAETDRRVV is encoded by the coding sequence ATGACCGGGACGGAACCCGTCGTCCTCGACGGCGAGTCGCTCACGCCCGAGGACGTGGCCGCGGTCGCCCGTCGTGGTCGGACGGTGGCCATCGCCGACCCCGCACGTGAGGCGGTCAGGGAGTCCAGAGAGCGCGTCGAGGAAGTGCTCGACAGCGGCGAGGCGGTCTACGGGCTGAACACCGGGTTCGGTCAGCTCGTGACCGAACGCATCCCCGAGAACGAACGCGAACGGCTCCAGACCAACCTCGTCAGGAGCCACGCCTCGGGCGTCGGTCGCGAGCTGGAACGGGAGGAGGTGCGCGCGATGATGCTCACCCGGATCAACGCGCTCGTGAAGGGCTACTCGGGGATCCGCGAGGTCGTCGTCGACCACTTCGTGGCGATGCTCAACCGGGGCGTTCACCCGGTCGTCAGGTCCCGCGGCAGCCTCGGTGCGAGCGGCGACCTCGCGCCGCTGGCCCACCAGGCGCTCGTGTTGCTCGGCGAGGGCGAAGCGGAGGTGGACGGCGACCGACTCGACGGGGTGGCGGCGCTCGCGCGGGCCGGTCTCGAACCCCTCTCGCTCGTGGCGAAGGAAGGGCTGGCGCTCATCAACGGCACCCAGCTCTCCGTCGGACTGGGCGCGCTCTGTGTCGTCGACGCCGAGCGCGCGCTCAGGGGTGCGGACGTCGCCGGCGCGCTCACGACCGAGGTCACGATGGGGACGACCGCCGCCTGCGACCCGGCGATCCAGAACGTGCGCCCACATTCGGGCCAGGCGACGAGCGCGCGCAACGTCCGGACCCTCACCGCCGGGTCGGCGATCGTCGAGTCCCACCGCAACTGCGACCGCGTGCAGGACGCCTACTCGATCCGCTGTCTCCCGCAGGTCCACGGGGCGGCCCGCGACGCGGTCGCGCACCTGCGCGAAGCGGTCGAAATCGAACTCAACAGCGCGACCGACAACCCGCTGGTCTTCGCCGGCGGAGCCGTCGACGACCGAGCGAGCGGGACCGAGAACGTGAACGTGCTCTCGGGTGGAAACTTCCACGGCGCGCCGCTCGCGCTCCGGCTCGATTACGTCACGAACGCCCTCACCGACCTCGCGAGCGTCGCCGAGCGCCGCGTCGACCGGCTGCTCAATCCGAACCTCCAGGAGGAGCACCTGCCACCGTTTCTGACGCCGGACAGCGGCGTGCGCTCGGGCTACATGATCGCCCAGTACAGCGCCGCCGCGCTCGTCAACGAGAACCGCTCGCTGGGTTCGCCGTCGACGGACAACACACCCGTGAGCGGTGGGCAGGAGGACCACGTGAGCATGAGCGCCCAGAGCGCGTTCAACGCCCGCACCGCCGTCGAGAACGCGCTCACCGTCGTCGGGATCGAACTGCTCTGTGGTGCACAGGCGATGGAGTTCGTCGACGACGGGCTCGCGCCCGGCGAGGGTACTGGCGTCGCCTACGAGACGGTTCGCGACGAGATAGCACCGCTGGACGACGATAGACCGCTTCACGCCGAGATCGAGACCGCGTCGGCGTTGATAGCCACCGGGAAACTCGAAGGCGATATCGAGGCGGAGACGGACCGACGGGTCGTCTGA
- the hutI gene encoding imidazolonepropionase has translation MTELTTVVHDASEVVVGPGTDAPLERYENAAIAVVDGRVAAVGPSEAITDEYPPENASHAVDATGKSVIPGFVDSHTHALFAGDRSDEFAAKLGGERYQTILAEGGGILRTVRAVREASDDELRSNLSSHLDTMLAHGTTTVEVKSGYGLDTETELRMLDVIRRADERHPIDVVPTFMGAHAVPTETDAETYTGRVVDEQLPAVADQGVAEFCDVFCEEDVFSVPQSRRVLEAGMEHGLTPKVHAEEFVRLGGARLAAELGAASADHLLHANGDDRAALAEAGVTPVLLPGTAFSLGTEYANARGFLDDGGSVAVATDFNPNCHSQSMGFAIALACVGMEMTPAEALIAGTHGGAHALDRAGETGTLREGSPADLAVVDGPSHVHVPYNFGVNTVETVFKSGEPVDGGRR, from the coding sequence GTGACCGAACTCACGACGGTGGTCCACGACGCGAGCGAGGTCGTCGTCGGGCCCGGCACGGACGCGCCGCTCGAACGGTACGAGAACGCCGCCATCGCCGTCGTCGACGGTCGGGTGGCCGCGGTCGGGCCGAGCGAGGCGATCACCGACGAGTATCCGCCGGAGAACGCCAGCCACGCTGTCGACGCTACTGGGAAGAGCGTGATCCCGGGATTCGTCGACTCCCACACCCACGCCCTGTTTGCGGGCGACCGCTCGGACGAGTTCGCGGCGAAACTCGGTGGCGAGCGGTATCAGACGATCCTCGCCGAGGGTGGTGGCATCCTCCGGACCGTCCGTGCCGTCCGCGAGGCGAGCGACGACGAACTCCGCTCGAACCTGTCTTCCCACCTCGATACGATGCTCGCCCACGGCACCACCACAGTCGAGGTCAAATCCGGTTACGGCCTCGACACCGAGACCGAACTCCGGATGCTCGATGTGATCCGTCGGGCCGACGAACGGCACCCGATCGACGTCGTGCCGACGTTCATGGGTGCCCACGCCGTCCCGACGGAGACCGACGCCGAGACGTACACCGGCAGGGTGGTCGACGAGCAGCTTCCCGCGGTCGCCGACCAGGGGGTCGCCGAGTTCTGCGACGTCTTCTGCGAGGAGGACGTCTTCTCGGTCCCCCAGTCCCGCCGAGTGCTCGAAGCCGGGATGGAACACGGGCTCACGCCGAAAGTCCACGCCGAGGAGTTCGTCCGGCTCGGCGGCGCACGGCTCGCGGCCGAGCTGGGTGCGGCGAGCGCCGACCACCTCCTCCACGCGAACGGCGACGACCGCGCGGCACTCGCCGAGGCGGGTGTCACGCCCGTGCTCCTCCCCGGAACCGCTTTCTCGCTCGGTACGGAGTACGCGAACGCGCGGGGCTTTCTCGACGACGGCGGCTCGGTCGCGGTGGCGACCGACTTCAACCCGAACTGTCACTCACAGAGTATGGGCTTCGCCATCGCGCTCGCCTGTGTCGGAATGGAAATGACGCCGGCCGAGGCGCTGATCGCCGGTACGCACGGCGGGGCCCACGCCCTCGATCGGGCGGGTGAGACGGGGACGCTCCGCGAGGGATCGCCCGCGGACCTCGCGGTCGTCGACGGCCCCTCACACGTCCACGTGCCGTACAACTTCGGCGTGAACACCGTCGAGACGGTGTTCAAATCCGGCGAGCCCGTCGACGGAGGCCGGCGATGA
- the hutG gene encoding formimidoylglutamase — MSPRDPPVWNGPSGDPNDEQFGDVVEPISLDDADGFDAVLVGEPYDGAVIGRRGAREGPAALRDALAGVKTHRFGAGPVGSIGDCGDIDVPDGDVGRVQEAVLERTREIHASDALPVFLGGDNSITYPNAAPLLTGSLGVINFDAHLDCREPRGGPTSGTPYRQLYEAGLDAYACVGARHFETSTAYAEYVAEQGGTVVTSEAVGVDPGGAAERALDAMGSVEAVYVSVDLDVLDATAAPGVSAPTPGGVTSRELFGLLRAVAADDRVAGFEVVECAPRLDTDGRTAAAGARAIAHFLSGGNGDPS, encoded by the coding sequence ATGAGCCCGCGCGACCCACCGGTGTGGAACGGGCCCTCCGGCGACCCGAACGACGAGCAGTTCGGGGACGTCGTCGAGCCGATATCCCTCGACGATGCCGACGGGTTCGACGCCGTCCTCGTCGGCGAACCGTACGACGGCGCAGTGATCGGTCGTCGTGGCGCACGCGAGGGACCGGCGGCGCTCCGTGACGCGCTCGCCGGGGTCAAGACCCATCGCTTCGGTGCGGGACCCGTCGGTTCGATCGGCGACTGTGGCGATATCGACGTTCCGGACGGCGACGTCGGTCGGGTACAGGAGGCGGTTCTCGAACGAACGCGTGAGATACACGCCAGCGACGCGCTACCGGTCTTCCTCGGTGGCGACAATTCCATCACATATCCGAACGCCGCCCCGCTCCTCACGGGGTCGCTCGGCGTCATCAACTTCGACGCCCATCTCGACTGCCGCGAGCCACGGGGAGGGCCGACGAGCGGGACGCCCTATCGGCAGCTCTACGAGGCGGGGCTCGACGCCTACGCCTGCGTCGGCGCACGGCACTTCGAGACCTCGACGGCGTACGCCGAGTACGTCGCCGAGCAGGGTGGGACGGTCGTCACGAGCGAGGCGGTCGGCGTCGATCCCGGAGGGGCCGCCGAACGGGCGCTCGACGCGATGGGGTCCGTGGAGGCGGTCTACGTCAGCGTCGACCTCGACGTGCTCGATGCGACGGCCGCGCCGGGCGTGAGCGCACCCACTCCCGGCGGGGTCACGTCACGCGAACTGTTCGGACTGCTTCGAGCGGTCGCGGCCGACGACCGTGTGGCGGGCTTCGAGGTCGTCGAGTGTGCACCGCGGCTCGACACCGACGGCCGAACCGCCGCCGCGGGCGCACGAGCGATCGCACACTTTCTCAGCGGCGGCAACGGAGATCCGTCGTGA